In Sphingobacterium zeae, one genomic interval encodes:
- a CDS encoding DUF3108 domain-containing protein, whose translation MKLISTLLFYLSVVVSTAFAQELPHLKESAFKGGEKLKYKLRYGFISAATGTLTVEDTKDGTGNPSFHLYAAGKTAGAFAIYTVRNEYNSYINSKTFLPYYYTENIREGGYRRNDKVRFNQATNTVVGNKGTFNSKVDQTFDLLSSYYFARNLDLSTVKPGESFKLTYFLNDEIATLGIQYIGIEKIKTELGTLECLKFSPEIKPGRIFKKNSKLYLWVTNDGNRIPVKANVDILIGSVTLELLEASGLKYKLGQRASYSK comes from the coding sequence ATGAAACTTATATCGACTTTGCTCTTTTACTTATCCGTGGTAGTAAGTACTGCTTTTGCTCAAGAATTACCGCATCTTAAAGAATCTGCGTTTAAAGGCGGTGAGAAATTAAAGTATAAACTCCGCTATGGTTTTATTTCCGCCGCAACTGGAACATTAACTGTTGAAGATACAAAGGATGGAACTGGAAACCCTTCCTTTCATTTATATGCTGCAGGTAAGACAGCAGGTGCCTTTGCGATATATACGGTACGCAATGAATACAATTCGTATATTAACAGTAAAACATTTTTACCCTATTATTATACCGAAAACATTCGCGAAGGAGGGTACAGAAGAAATGATAAGGTACGCTTTAACCAAGCGACAAATACCGTTGTCGGTAATAAAGGAACATTTAATTCGAAGGTTGATCAGACTTTTGACTTGCTTTCCTCCTACTATTTTGCGCGCAACCTGGATCTGTCAACGGTTAAACCGGGGGAATCTTTTAAGCTGACTTATTTTCTGAATGATGAGATTGCGACCTTAGGCATACAATATATTGGAATAGAAAAGATAAAAACAGAATTAGGCACATTAGAATGCCTCAAATTCAGTCCCGAAATCAAACCGGGACGGATATTTAAAAAAAATAGCAAGCTTTATTTGTGGGTAACCAATGATGGCAACCGTATTCCGGTCAAAGCCAATGTAGATATTTTAATCGGTTCAGTAACATTAGAATTACTGGAAGCAAGTGGATTAAAGTACAAATTGGGACAACGAGCAAGCTACTCAAAATAA
- a CDS encoding heme exporter protein CcmB: protein MTLMQQVKTLVLKDIILEWRSKYAINGILLYVVSTVFVCYQAFKSVDTTTWNALFWIIMLFASINAINKSFVQENPNRQFYYYMLVDPRAIILAKIIYNTMVMTLLATIAYFVYSTIFKNPIGDPTLYFLSVMLGSISFSTVFTMISGISAKAGNNSTLMAILSFPAIIPLLIVLIKLSRNAIEGLERASSSKEIIVLLAINVITITISLLLFPYLWRD from the coding sequence ATGACGCTGATGCAACAAGTAAAAACCTTAGTTCTTAAAGACATCATTCTGGAATGGCGTTCAAAATATGCTATTAACGGAATTCTACTATATGTCGTATCAACTGTTTTCGTCTGCTATCAAGCATTTAAATCAGTTGATACGACTACTTGGAATGCATTATTTTGGATCATTATGCTCTTCGCTTCGATCAATGCAATCAACAAAAGCTTCGTCCAAGAAAACCCCAATCGGCAATTCTACTACTACATGCTGGTTGACCCAAGAGCGATTATTTTAGCAAAAATTATCTACAATACCATGGTGATGACACTGCTGGCGACCATCGCCTATTTTGTGTATTCAACCATATTCAAAAACCCCATTGGCGACCCGACACTCTACTTCTTATCGGTCATGCTCGGAAGCATTAGCTTTTCAACTGTATTTACCATGATTTCTGGAATTAGCGCTAAAGCAGGAAACAACAGCACGCTAATGGCAATACTTAGTTTCCCGGCAATTATCCCCTTATTGATCGTATTAATAAAACTATCACGCAATGCTATTGAAGGTTTGGAAAGAGCTTCAAGCAGCAAAGAAATAATCGTATTACTCGCAATTAATGTAATCACCATCACTATTTCTTTGTTGTTATTTCCGTACCTTTGGCGAGATTAA
- a CDS encoding DUF3109 family protein, with protein sequence MIEVGNVLVHEDLINNDFVCNLSKCKGICCIEGDSGAPLLESEKAILEEIYPKVKPYMTAKGIEAIEEQGKYVIDVDGDLTTTCVDGNKECAYVTWENGITKCAIEKAYELGEIHWRKPVSCHLYPIRTTHYPEFDVLHYDRWHICKDACSFGKELQVPVFKFLKDPLIRTYGEEWYKNLERAAEELS encoded by the coding sequence ATGATTGAAGTAGGAAATGTATTGGTACACGAAGATCTCATCAACAATGACTTTGTGTGCAATTTGTCAAAGTGCAAAGGAATCTGTTGTATAGAAGGCGACTCAGGCGCGCCTTTATTGGAAAGTGAAAAGGCCATCTTGGAGGAGATTTATCCTAAAGTAAAGCCCTATATGACAGCGAAAGGTATTGAAGCGATTGAGGAGCAAGGCAAATATGTGATTGATGTCGATGGTGATCTGACGACTACCTGTGTCGATGGCAATAAAGAGTGCGCCTATGTGACCTGGGAAAATGGCATTACAAAATGTGCTATTGAAAAAGCTTACGAACTTGGCGAGATCCATTGGCGTAAACCTGTATCATGTCACCTATACCCTATACGGACAACACATTATCCCGAATTTGACGTGCTTCACTATGACCGTTGGCATATCTGTAAAGATGCCTGTTCATTCGGTAAAGAATTGCAGGTCCCTGTATTTAAGTTTTTAAAAGATCCACTGATCCGCACCTACGGTGAGGAATGGTACAAAAATCTGGAGAGAGCAGCCGAAGAGTTGTCATAA
- a CDS encoding DUF6427 family protein produces the protein MIISQFRNYSPINIVFLSLVGFVLCLGIFLHLPDKLDSVIFEPALGNLLGENNLINLSPATNVFITLILTIFQATILNRITSHFNLLGKPSFLVALMYMTLASLFLPFLVLSPTLICNFISIWMLSKLLSLYRQTDVKAEMFDLGMIVGIGSLVYFPFLSMFGLLWIGLLIFRPFNWREWITPLLGLATVYFILAVIYLWMGKMQQFYTIWLPFTYKFPTAIRIQLVDYLVLVPVFFTLILFLMVLKDNFFKSVVHIRKSFQLLFFMLCLAVVSFYWNKKLTEAHFLLCAPSIAIYMAYYFTYAKKKWFFEVVYAIITLTIIYFQFF, from the coding sequence ATGATTATTAGTCAGTTTAGGAATTATTCACCCATTAATATTGTATTTCTATCGCTCGTAGGCTTTGTGCTATGTTTAGGGATTTTTTTGCACCTTCCGGATAAACTTGACTCTGTAATTTTTGAACCGGCATTAGGCAATTTATTGGGAGAAAACAACTTAATCAACCTTTCTCCTGCCACCAATGTTTTTATCACGCTGATCTTGACGATCTTCCAGGCGACAATACTCAATCGCATTACAAGCCATTTTAACTTACTCGGGAAACCGAGCTTTCTGGTCGCTTTGATGTATATGACATTGGCCAGCTTGTTTTTACCATTTTTGGTGCTGTCTCCAACGCTGATCTGTAATTTTATTTCGATATGGATGTTAAGCAAGTTGCTCTCCCTCTATCGGCAGACGGATGTTAAAGCCGAAATGTTTGATCTGGGTATGATTGTAGGCATCGGAAGCTTGGTTTACTTTCCATTCTTGAGTATGTTTGGCTTATTATGGATAGGCCTACTCATTTTCAGGCCGTTCAACTGGCGCGAATGGATCACCCCACTCCTTGGCTTGGCCACGGTGTATTTTATCTTGGCGGTAATCTATCTTTGGATGGGCAAAATGCAGCAGTTTTATACGATTTGGCTGCCGTTTACGTACAAATTTCCTACGGCTATCCGTATTCAATTGGTCGACTATCTGGTACTCGTGCCGGTCTTTTTTACTTTAATACTCTTCTTAATGGTCTTAAAAGATAACTTTTTTAAAAGTGTCGTGCATATCCGCAAGTCATTTCAATTATTGTTCTTTATGTTATGCCTGGCGGTAGTGTCGTTCTACTGGAATAAAAAACTAACAGAAGCCCATTTTTTACTTTGTGCACCTTCTATCGCCATCTATATGGCTTATTATTTCACTTATGCCAAAAAGAAATGGTTTTTTGAGGTCGTATACGCCATTATAACACTCACTATAATCTACTTTCAGTTTTTCTAA
- a CDS encoding ABC transporter ATP-binding protein — MARGFNSGNKQEEDLPKPKLNKELLLRAAKLLTYLKPYRFKFGIGMFFLVLSSLAMLAFPALLGAMIDAAQGKQKYLWLPPEVYYIGGIAFIILSFLSVVSFFRIRIFVEIAERTLAALRKDTYLKLISLPIEFFANRRVGELNSRLSADLSQIQDTLTTTLAEILRQLISLCFGVFLLVWVSPKLALMNLCILPIIVVAAIIFGKFIRELSRQAQDKMAESNSIVQETLLGISNVKAFVNEYFEFNRYSRQMDSVVKLAVKGATFRGAFASFIIFCIFGAVIAVIWYGAALVAIHEMTVGDLTTYILYSMFVAGSMGSFPELYANIQRSLGASERILEILDEPQENLNVKPTCKEVHEIMTGKLSFNHVSFAYPSRPDIEILKDINFTANAGDKIAIVGPSGTGKSTIASLILQFYTVNTGEVCYDDRPASDFELCDIRNQVAIVPQDVLLFGGTIRENIAYGKLDASEDEIIAAAKRANAHQFILNFPEGYNTLVGERGVKLSGGQRQRIAIARALLKDPAILILDEATSSLDSASERQVQEALEELMRGRTSIIIAHRLSTIIDADKIIVVENGIVSESGTHFELLQKESGLYQHLYNLQSKQQKIDM; from the coding sequence ATGGCAAGAGGATTCAACAGCGGTAATAAACAAGAAGAGGATCTACCAAAACCAAAATTGAATAAGGAGCTCCTATTGAGAGCTGCAAAATTATTGACCTATTTAAAACCTTATCGGTTTAAATTTGGAATAGGCATGTTTTTCTTGGTATTATCCAGTCTAGCCATGTTGGCGTTCCCAGCACTGCTTGGGGCTATGATCGATGCTGCTCAAGGGAAGCAAAAATATCTCTGGCTTCCTCCAGAAGTATATTATATCGGTGGCATTGCATTTATTATATTATCTTTTCTATCGGTCGTTTCTTTTTTTCGCATCCGTATTTTTGTTGAAATCGCAGAACGTACATTGGCTGCCCTCCGCAAGGATACTTATCTAAAACTGATTTCATTACCGATCGAATTTTTTGCCAACCGCCGAGTTGGCGAATTAAACAGCCGTCTGTCTGCAGATCTTTCGCAGATCCAGGATACCTTGACCACCACACTAGCTGAAATCCTAAGGCAGTTGATCAGCCTTTGTTTTGGTGTTTTCCTATTGGTTTGGGTATCGCCCAAACTTGCTCTCATGAACCTTTGTATTTTACCGATCATCGTTGTGGCGGCCATTATCTTTGGAAAATTTATCCGTGAACTATCCAGACAGGCCCAAGACAAAATGGCTGAATCAAACAGTATCGTTCAGGAGACTTTATTAGGCATCAGCAATGTGAAGGCTTTTGTTAACGAATATTTCGAGTTTAACCGTTATAGCAGACAGATGGATTCTGTCGTCAAACTTGCCGTTAAAGGTGCAACCTTTCGGGGTGCATTTGCTTCATTTATCATCTTCTGTATTTTTGGAGCAGTAATCGCTGTTATATGGTATGGAGCTGCACTAGTTGCTATCCACGAAATGACTGTCGGCGACCTGACGACCTACATCCTATATTCGATGTTTGTTGCAGGATCCATGGGCAGTTTTCCTGAACTCTACGCCAATATCCAACGCTCCTTAGGGGCAAGTGAACGCATTTTGGAAATTCTGGATGAGCCTCAAGAAAACCTCAATGTGAAACCGACTTGTAAAGAAGTTCACGAAATAATGACCGGCAAACTAAGCTTCAATCATGTTTCCTTTGCCTACCCAAGTCGTCCCGATATTGAAATTCTAAAAGACATCAATTTTACAGCCAATGCTGGAGATAAAATTGCCATAGTTGGACCAAGTGGAACAGGAAAATCAACAATCGCTTCATTGATCTTACAATTCTACACGGTCAATACAGGTGAAGTCTGCTACGACGACAGACCAGCATCCGATTTTGAATTATGCGATATCCGTAATCAGGTCGCTATTGTACCCCAGGATGTATTGCTGTTTGGAGGTACTATCCGCGAAAATATTGCGTATGGCAAACTCGATGCCTCAGAAGATGAAATTATAGCCGCTGCTAAACGTGCCAATGCACATCAATTTATCTTAAATTTCCCGGAAGGCTATAACACCCTCGTTGGGGAACGTGGCGTAAAACTCTCTGGCGGGCAACGCCAGCGTATTGCCATTGCCCGCGCACTGTTAAAAGACCCTGCCATTCTTATCTTAGATGAGGCCACTTCGTCACTAGATTCAGCGTCTGAGCGCCAGGTACAAGAGGCATTGGAAGAATTAATGCGCGGACGTACTTCGATTATCATTGCGCATAGATTATCTACTATTATCGATGCCGATAAAATTATCGTTGTCGAGAACGGCATCGTATCGGAAAGCGGCACCCACTTTGAGCTGCTTCAAAAAGAAAGTGGGCTCTATCAACACCTCTACAACCTCCAGTCGAAGCAGCAAAAGATTGATATGTAA
- a CDS encoding peptidylprolyl isomerase gives MGLMGFLRNKAGVILTAAMAIAILAFLLGDVVRGGAPFWARHQNRVGEVNGTEIEYPAFNQQVEQTEEMFKQQMGGAVTPQMRTYAVQQVWNQFLSREILKKEIEKIGLTVGKEELNDLVKGPNPSPQIVQAFTNPQTGQFDHSQLMTFLGQVNNNPAVYDQWNTLLEGVRDERLSSKYGELLSNSVYVTSLEANEEYQERNKLANFKYILLDYASVKDADAKLTDADYQEYYDEHKNMFKTQEETRAIQYVTVDAKPLAKDSLAVKETINKLKQDLIVAKDDSLFASINSDNKYPFTYVKKGQLSPSLDSVVFNVAAGTTVGPFLNNNAYEIAKVVSTTVSPDSVKASHILLDPAAEGGVDKALAKADSIKGLIQKGDNFAALAVQFSKDPESKTNGGELGTFTRGRMVPEFENAVFEGKTGDIKVVKSQFGVHVIKIEKQSGSSKYAKVAIIDKVISSGKETLNNAHSKATAFLSAATAQNFAQEAKKLGLEAKTASRVTAMDNVLDGNEAPRDLIKWAFDAKKGDISDKVFETETSYILASLVDIQPKGTLSLEAVKKDIEPAVRNMVKAKILKEKFGKALAGASSIDQVAQKVGKSAIHVENVVFANPVIPGVALENKVVGTVFGLQPNKPSKAIEGSTGVYVVQVNGFTNPAAISDINGQKKQMLAAKAQRAWGSIFRALQDKAEIIDNRVKFF, from the coding sequence ATGGGATTAATGGGCTTTTTGCGTAACAAAGCGGGTGTCATCTTGACCGCAGCTATGGCTATCGCAATTTTAGCATTTTTACTAGGCGATGTCGTTCGGGGAGGAGCTCCTTTTTGGGCGAGACATCAAAATCGTGTAGGGGAAGTCAACGGAACTGAAATTGAATATCCTGCGTTCAATCAACAAGTTGAACAAACAGAAGAAATGTTCAAACAACAAATGGGAGGTGCAGTAACTCCTCAAATGAGAACATACGCTGTTCAACAAGTGTGGAATCAATTTTTGTCAAGAGAGATCTTGAAAAAAGAGATTGAAAAAATCGGTTTGACTGTCGGTAAAGAAGAGTTAAATGATTTAGTAAAAGGGCCAAATCCTTCACCTCAAATCGTTCAAGCTTTTACTAACCCACAAACGGGACAGTTTGACCATAGTCAATTGATGACCTTCTTAGGACAGGTAAATAATAATCCTGCTGTCTACGACCAATGGAATACCTTACTTGAAGGCGTCAGAGATGAACGTTTAAGCAGCAAATATGGCGAGTTGCTTTCCAATAGCGTATACGTTACTTCATTGGAAGCAAACGAAGAATACCAAGAGCGCAATAAATTGGCAAACTTCAAATACATTCTTTTGGATTATGCTTCTGTCAAAGACGCAGATGCTAAATTGACGGATGCTGATTACCAAGAATATTATGATGAACATAAAAACATGTTCAAAACGCAAGAGGAAACTCGTGCAATTCAATATGTAACTGTAGATGCAAAACCTCTTGCTAAAGATTCTTTGGCGGTAAAAGAGACCATCAACAAATTGAAACAGGATTTAATTGTTGCCAAAGACGACTCTTTGTTTGCTTCGATCAATTCAGACAACAAATATCCGTTCACGTATGTGAAAAAAGGACAGTTGAGCCCTTCTTTAGATTCCGTTGTATTCAATGTGGCTGCTGGCACGACAGTCGGACCTTTTTTAAACAACAATGCGTATGAAATTGCAAAAGTTGTTTCTACGACCGTAAGTCCTGACTCCGTAAAAGCTTCTCATATCTTATTGGATCCTGCAGCTGAAGGTGGCGTTGATAAAGCCTTGGCGAAAGCAGATTCTATCAAAGGATTGATTCAAAAAGGAGACAATTTTGCTGCTTTAGCCGTTCAGTTCAGCAAAGATCCCGAAAGCAAAACAAATGGTGGCGAACTAGGGACATTCACAAGAGGTCGTATGGTTCCTGAGTTTGAGAATGCCGTATTCGAAGGAAAAACGGGTGATATCAAAGTTGTAAAATCTCAATTTGGCGTGCATGTCATTAAAATTGAGAAACAATCAGGTAGCTCAAAATATGCGAAAGTTGCCATCATTGATAAAGTGATCAGCAGTGGAAAAGAAACGTTGAACAATGCGCATAGCAAAGCAACAGCATTCTTATCTGCCGCTACAGCACAGAACTTTGCTCAAGAAGCCAAAAAACTTGGTCTGGAAGCAAAAACAGCTTCACGCGTAACAGCGATGGACAATGTATTAGATGGTAATGAAGCGCCGCGTGATTTAATTAAATGGGCTTTTGATGCTAAAAAAGGTGATATCTCGGACAAAGTATTTGAGACTGAAACTTCTTACATCTTAGCAAGTTTGGTTGATATACAACCTAAAGGAACGCTTTCTTTGGAAGCCGTTAAAAAAGATATCGAGCCTGCAGTAAGAAATATGGTTAAAGCGAAGATTTTGAAAGAGAAATTTGGCAAAGCTTTAGCAGGTGCATCTTCTATCGATCAGGTTGCTCAAAAAGTGGGTAAATCAGCTATTCACGTTGAGAATGTTGTCTTCGCAAACCCAGTTATCCCTGGCGTTGCATTGGAAAACAAGGTTGTAGGAACAGTTTTTGGACTTCAACCAAACAAACCTTCCAAAGCGATTGAAGGAAGTACAGGTGTATATGTAGTACAGGTAAACGGCTTTACCAATCCTGCCGCTATTTCCGATATCAATGGACAAAAGAAACAAATGCTTGCAGCTAAAGCACAACGCGCTTGGGGATCTATTTTCCGTGCATTACAAGACAAAGCTGAAATCATTGACAATAGAGTGAAATTCTTTTAA
- a CDS encoding CcmD family protein, with translation MKKIALSIVLLMLSTLSTFAQEDVDMATGLRSEGKIYVVVLVMLVIFLGLAFFLFLLDRRISKLEKKNT, from the coding sequence ATGAAAAAAATAGCATTGTCAATCGTCTTACTCATGTTATCGACCCTGAGTACATTTGCGCAAGAAGATGTCGATATGGCGACCGGATTGCGTAGCGAAGGAAAAATCTACGTCGTAGTATTGGTCATGTTGGTCATTTTTCTGGGCTTGGCTTTCTTCCTTTTTCTGCTTGACCGTCGCATTAGCAAATTGGAAAAAAAGAATACATAG
- a CDS encoding polyprenyl synthetase family protein, which translates to MSKLREIQRPIVHELEAFEKKFKASMKSSVPLLDRITQYLIKRKGKQMRPMFVFFSAGICNGINESTYRGAALVELLHTASLVHDDVVDNAYERRGFFSINALWKNKIAVLVGDFLLSRGLLLSVKHQDYHLLKIVSEAVEQMSEGELLQIEKARKLDIEESIYFEVIRKKTASLIASCCACGAASSNADQGTVNKLHQFGEKIGIAFQIKDDLFDFGLDDVGKPLGNDIKEKKITLPLIYALHQVTASEKRRIINLVKNHNEDAQKVAEVIDFVRKSGGLAYATNKMLEYQQDAFRILEDFPDSEYKAGLEQLVKYTTERKK; encoded by the coding sequence ATGTCAAAATTAAGAGAGATTCAACGTCCTATTGTCCATGAACTTGAAGCTTTTGAGAAAAAATTCAAAGCTTCGATGAAAAGCTCCGTCCCCTTGTTGGATCGCATCACACAATACTTGATCAAACGTAAAGGCAAACAAATGCGGCCGATGTTTGTGTTCTTTTCAGCGGGCATATGTAACGGAATTAATGAATCCACATACCGAGGTGCTGCTCTTGTGGAGTTGTTGCACACGGCCTCTTTGGTACACGACGATGTGGTGGACAATGCCTACGAACGTCGTGGTTTTTTTTCGATCAATGCACTATGGAAAAATAAAATTGCTGTTTTGGTGGGTGATTTTCTATTGTCAAGAGGTTTACTCCTTTCTGTAAAACATCAGGATTATCACTTACTCAAAATTGTCTCTGAAGCTGTTGAACAGATGAGCGAAGGGGAATTGCTTCAGATCGAAAAGGCCCGTAAACTGGATATTGAAGAGTCTATTTATTTTGAAGTGATCCGAAAAAAAACGGCCTCCCTAATCGCTTCTTGCTGTGCTTGCGGAGCAGCTTCGTCAAATGCAGATCAGGGAACAGTAAATAAACTTCATCAATTTGGTGAAAAAATTGGAATTGCATTCCAGATCAAAGACGATTTGTTTGACTTTGGTTTAGATGACGTCGGCAAACCGCTCGGCAATGATATCAAAGAGAAGAAAATAACTTTACCGCTTATTTATGCATTACATCAAGTTACTGCAAGCGAAAAACGAAGAATCATTAATTTAGTTAAAAACCACAATGAGGATGCTCAAAAAGTTGCTGAAGTCATTGATTTTGTGCGCAAGAGTGGTGGGTTAGCATACGCGACAAATAAGATGCTGGAATACCAACAAGATGCATTTCGAATATTGGAAGACTTTCCAGACAGCGAATACAAAGCCGGATTGGAACAATTGGTAAAATACACAACAGAAAGAAAAAAATAA
- the ccsA gene encoding cytochrome c biogenesis protein CcsA, whose product MRKKWWKVLAVLIICGVIINGLLGPVPRLFILHESIRNVYFHVPMWFAMISMYLVSVVYSIKYLNTGKQAYDLMAIEAVNTGITFCFLGLATGMLWANITWGEPWPNDPKLNGSAIATLMYLAYLVLRNALEEEQKRAKISAVYNIFAFPIIIVLIYILPKLTDSLHPGSGGNGTFADLQMSNELRPTFYSSVIGWILIATWICTMRYRMRLLERKQELGA is encoded by the coding sequence ATGAGAAAAAAATGGTGGAAAGTATTAGCGGTATTGATTATCTGTGGTGTTATTATCAATGGACTTTTAGGTCCTGTTCCCCGCCTATTTATCCTACATGAAAGCATACGTAATGTCTATTTTCATGTTCCGATGTGGTTTGCTATGATTTCGATGTATTTGGTTTCTGTGGTATACAGCATTAAATACCTCAACACCGGAAAACAAGCCTATGATTTAATGGCTATAGAGGCTGTAAATACGGGTATCACATTCTGCTTTTTGGGACTTGCGACGGGTATGTTATGGGCAAATATCACCTGGGGTGAACCGTGGCCAAACGACCCGAAACTAAATGGCTCTGCGATCGCAACATTGATGTATCTCGCATACCTTGTTCTCCGCAATGCATTGGAAGAAGAACAAAAAAGAGCGAAGATTTCTGCAGTATACAATATTTTTGCCTTTCCGATTATCATTGTACTTATCTATATCTTACCTAAACTAACAGATTCCCTACACCCAGGTAGTGGTGGGAATGGGACATTTGCTGATCTTCAGATGAGTAACGAGCTACGCCCGACGTTCTACAGTTCTGTCATTGGATGGATTTTAATAGCGACCTGGATCTGTACAATGCGCTATAGAATGCGTTTATTAGAGAGAAAGCAAGAATTAGGCGCATAA
- the lptC gene encoding LPS export ABC transporter periplasmic protein LptC → MTAGLEEHNLINPMVRKTFASTIIQNISPLVIVSLLGALSLTSCEPDLKEVDRIANMKKEEAVDISRHVDIIYSDSTRVKANLTAPEMRIKHDSTEVYEFPKSIKIIFYDDNLKETQRITSDHAIRREKEKTTTFTKNVVVTMADGSIIKTEEIIYDESQVDSNSNRIFYNHVPITAFFRDNRGNLQGSSFTSDKDFKHVNIANATGYTIITNNNLFPSLGK, encoded by the coding sequence ATGACCGCTGGTTTAGAAGAACACAATTTGATTAATCCGATGGTACGCAAGACATTTGCTTCAACCATAATCCAAAATATATCGCCCCTAGTAATCGTATCTTTACTAGGGGCGCTCTCATTGACCTCGTGTGAACCTGATTTAAAAGAGGTCGACCGGATTGCCAACATGAAAAAGGAAGAGGCGGTCGACATCTCACGTCATGTAGACATCATCTACAGTGATTCGACTCGGGTAAAAGCCAATCTTACAGCGCCAGAAATGCGTATCAAACACGATAGTACCGAAGTATATGAATTTCCCAAAAGCATAAAAATCATCTTTTATGATGACAATTTAAAGGAAACTCAGCGCATCACCTCCGACCACGCCATCCGTAGGGAAAAAGAAAAGACGACCACTTTCACAAAAAATGTTGTAGTAACGATGGCTGACGGATCTATCATCAAAACTGAAGAAATCATCTATGACGAAAGTCAAGTTGATAGCAACAGCAACAGGATATTTTATAATCACGTTCCGATAACGGCTTTCTTTCGCGATAATCGGGGTAACTTACAGGGGTCATCATTTACTTCTGATAAAGATTTCAAACATGTCAATATAGCAAATGCCACTGGCTACACCATTATTACCAACAACAATCTATTCCCTTCTTTGGGAAAATAA
- a CDS encoding DUF2480 family protein, giving the protein MDIQTNIVNKVAQSGLVTVDLANYHPQADNVVYDIKDNLFHGLILKEKDFREFIKTNDWSQYADKHVAITCSADAIVPTWAYMLLANKLEPYAATIIFGDADELLRMQYAAAIEQIDMEQFRDQRVVVKGCGDTFIPESIFVLFTVKLSKVAKSIMYGEPCSTVPVFKRVQPK; this is encoded by the coding sequence ATGGATATTCAAACAAATATTGTCAACAAAGTTGCGCAAAGTGGGTTAGTCACAGTCGACTTGGCCAACTATCATCCTCAAGCAGACAATGTGGTATATGATATTAAGGATAATCTCTTCCATGGCTTGATCCTTAAAGAAAAGGATTTCCGCGAGTTCATTAAGACAAACGACTGGTCGCAATACGCGGATAAACATGTAGCCATTACTTGTAGTGCAGATGCCATTGTGCCCACCTGGGCTTACATGTTATTGGCCAATAAATTGGAACCGTATGCAGCAACAATCATCTTCGGAGACGCGGATGAACTATTACGTATGCAGTATGCTGCGGCTATTGAACAGATTGACATGGAACAATTTCGGGATCAGCGTGTCGTTGTAAAGGGCTGTGGCGACACCTTTATTCCAGAATCCATATTTGTGCTGTTTACGGTAAAACTTAGCAAGGTGGCAAAAAGCATTATGTATGGTGAGCCTTGTTCTACCGTACCTGTATTTAAACGAGTACAGCCTAAGTAA